The Rhodothermaceae bacterium genome includes the window CTGTACCCCGGTTGTTCAGGCGGTTTTTTAGTTCAGTTTCCGATGGTGGAGCAACGAAGATAAAGAACCCGCCGTAAGCAGAGCGAACCCGGGCAGCCCCTTTGACGTCAATATCAAGCAACAGAGGACCATCGGACTCTGTGAGGGCAGAGAGTGGTGTCCCATAGAAACGCCCGGGGTACACCTCCTCATATTCGAGGAGGGCCTCTTCGGCAATCAGGCGCTCAAATTCTGGCACGGAAACGAAATAATATTCCCGGCCATGTTGTTCATAGGAGCGCGGAGGCCTTGTCGTTACGGATACAGATAGTTGCATAGACGGGAATTCTTCCAGCACCCGTTGTGCGAGGCTGGATTTTCCGGCACCGCTTGGTGCCGTCAGACCAACGAGTTTCCGTCGTGACATCATGGGAGAGCAAAGGTGTTACTGAGAAAAAAGATCGCACTCGGCCCGAGCTCAATAAAGCAAACTTACGAACCGTGTTAGATATGAACAGAGCGTTCGCCGCGTGTGTTCTCTTAATTGCAAAGAGGGAGCCCGCCATGCACTGGTTTCTTGCAGTCTCTTTTAGTTTCATAATGTCAAAAATATCTATATACTAAATCACAAGATGGAGGCGGCGAATTAACGTATCGTGCTGGCGGGTGGGGATCCCATGTCAGCACGGATTACATTGTTGGTTAAGATGCAAGGGTAGTTGCGATCGCGGAATAGATCCAGCGCTGGCCCGAGGCTTGCTGAAACGAAACGCATAGAAAGACGCGCCCGTCTCGACGTTCAGGGACATCCTCTCTCGTAGGTATCAGAGCCAATTAGTTGATTCCCACTTTCTGGTCGAATGAAATGCATCCACAACTAGCTTTGTAGAGAGTAGCACTCCCCGATAGGAGACGATTATTGTCGTCAATCGTGGCGACCGTCTAAGTGCCGAGCAAATCGGATAGATCTCCAGATCCGAGAGTGAAACAAGCGACAAATTCCTTATCATAGGTATTCCGGTCGGGCCGCGCCGATTGATAACATTTAGCGAGAACCGGCAAAAATTTGGGCAAGAAAGCAATGTGCCTTGAAGGGAAGTTCAAATGGCAACAATAGGTGATCTAGAAATCGATTATAACGTCACGCCCGAAGGTGATACCCGCTACCTCGGCTGCTCCCCGGATAATCTTTATTTTCAATTGATTGCTGAGATACGTCCCGGCTACCCAACCTCCCGGCAGATTTCTGTATTTCTCGGCCATGTCTGGTCTGTCTGGATATAGTTCTACAGCGGACCGAGCAACATACTTCCTTTTGTGCCCTCGGAATGCGGGATGTTCGGAGCAACGCTGGAGAAAGGTTGGATCACTTTTCGCGAGTTCGCTTAGTATGAGAACCATTGCGTCTATAGCAGGACCGTAAGAAAAGCGCTCGCCGAGAAGGACAAAAGATCTCTTATCCGTTGACTTGATATTCCTCGGCACTTTGGTTTCACGGGAGGAAGTACCGCCACGGGGTTTAGGGGGGTGGACTGGAACGAGGACATCGGCTGTCAACTTTCGTGACAAGAAATTCAAAATATCTTTTTCATCGGGTCGTATACCAGATTTTGATTCCACGGCATCAGTCAATAGTTCAACTAGCTGCTTGTCTTTTCTTTCTACGAGTTCGTGCCAACTTTCGGGGATTGCTTCCCGTGCGGCCAATCGCCGGTTTTTGTTGCGATATTCCTTACGTGCTGTTTCAAGTGCTTCTCCTGAAGCAACCCGTTCTTGGTCGAGATAGCGGTACAATACTTCGGCGGACTCGCTTGCGGATCGTTCGAATAGGTCTAGCATGAAGACTCGCCGATCCTCGTAGCTCCCGTGCTCGGCTGGCAGATAGAAACTCCATGTTTTACCGTCGGTGAGTGTAACAAACTGCGCACCCTCATGAAACGCATATTCCAGGGCCTGCCTCACACCGCCCTCCGCCTTGCCTAGACG containing:
- a CDS encoding guanylate kinase, giving the protein MSRRKLVGLTAPSGAGKSSLAQRVLEEFPSMQLSVSVTTRPPRSYEQHGREYYFVSVPEFERLIAEEALLEYEEVYPGRFYGTPLSALTESDGPLLLDIDVKGAARVRSAYGGFFIFVAPPSETELKNRLNNRGTESAETLDLRLQRAELELACADQFDALVVNDSLDRAATEAIALIRDYLHDE